A window of the Brassica napus cultivar Da-Ae chromosome C5, Da-Ae, whole genome shotgun sequence genome harbors these coding sequences:
- the LOC106397246 gene encoding syntaxin-71-like isoform X5 gives MGVFGTRVSEERQQDFYFLFLFFSFFSFHAFGVPRLLRLSTIESQNPPCLLSLLRLRRLTTLSVITASPPCSPSDETLNQSWKPRETLSGSHVVSSIFSPSEIGLFLCFALIQVKGLTTEELAARNDLVLALPARIEAIPDGTAGGPKSTSAWAPSTTSRPDIKFDSESHESSQFRQEFEMRKIKQAGLDALKNMASDMNEELDRQVSLMDEIDSKVVNMASQFRA, from the exons ATGGGGGTGTTTGGTACACGTGTCAGCGAGGAAAGGCaacaagatttttattttttatttttatttttttcattcttttcttttcacgCGTTTGGTGTTCCTCGTCTTCTCCGTCTCTCGACGATCGAAAGTCAAAACCCACCATGTCTGCTCTCGCTTCTCCGTCTGAGACGATTGACGACTTTGTCGGTCATCACGGCGTCTCCTCCGTGTTCTCCGTCagacgaaaccctaaaccaatcATGGAAGCCGAGAGAGACTCTGTCGGGAAGTCACGTCGTCTCCTCCATCTTCTCTCCGTCAGAAATTGggctttttctctgttttgcttTGATTCAG GTAAAGGGCCTTACAACGGAAGAGCTTGCTGCTAGAAACGATTTGGTACTTGCGCTTCCGGCTAGGATTGAAGCTATACCTGATGGGACTGCGGGTGGTCCTAAAAGCACTAGTGCGTGGGCTCCTTCTACAACGTCTCGTCctgatatcaaatttgattcAG AATCACATGAGTCCAGCCAGTTCAGACAGGAGTTTGAGATGCGGAAAATTAAACAGGCAGGTTTAGATGCTTTGAAGAACATGGCATCTGATATGAATGAG GAGCTGGACCGTCAAGTTTCTCTGATGGATGAAATCGACTCAAAGGTAGTCAATATGGCCAGTCAATTCAGAGCGTAA
- the LOC106397246 gene encoding syntaxin-71-like isoform X6 gives MGVFGTRVSEERQQDFYFLFLFFSFFSFHAFGVPRLLRLSTIESQNPPCLLSLLRLRRLTTLSVITASPPCSPSDETLNQSWKPRETLSGSHVVSSIFSPSEIGLFLCFALIQVKGLTTEELAARNDLVLALPARIEAIPDGTAGGPKSTSAWAPSTTSRPDIKFDSESHESSQFRQEFEMRKIKQAGLDALKNMASDMNEELDRQVSLMDEIDSKVVNMASQFRA, from the exons ATGGGGGTGTTTGGTACACGTGTCAGCGAGGAAAGGCaacaagatttttattttttatttttatttttttcattcttttcttttcacgCGTTTGGTGTTCCTCGTCTTCTCCGTCTCTCGACGATCGAAAGTCAAAACCCACCATGTCTGCTCTCGCTTCTCCGTCTGAGACGATTGACGACTTTGTCGGTCATCACGGCGTCTCCTCCGTGTTCTCCGTCagacgaaaccctaaaccaatcATGGAAGCCGAGAGAGACTCTGTCGGGAAGTCACGTCGTCTCCTCCATCTTCTCTCCGTCAGAAATTGggctttttctctgttttgcttTGATTCAG GTAAAGGGCCTTACAACGGAAGAGCTTGCTGCTAGAAACGATTTGGTACTTGCGCTTCCGGCTAGGATTGAAGCTATACCTGATGGGACTGCGGGTGGTCCTAAAAGCACTAGTGCGTGGGCTCCTTCTACAACGTCTCGTCctgatatcaaatttgattcAG AATCACATGAGTCCAGCCAGTTCAGACAGGAGTTTGAGATGCGGAAAATTAAACAGGCAGGTTTAGATGCTTTGAAGAACATGGCATCTGATATGAATGAG GAGCTGGACCGTCAAGTTTCTCTGATGGATGAAATCGACTCAAAGGTAGTCAATATGGCCAGTCAATTCAGAGC GTAG
- the LOC106397246 gene encoding uncharacterized protein LOC106397246 isoform X7 produces MGVFGTRVSEERQQDFYFLFLFFSFFSFHAFGVPRLLRLSTIESQNPPCLLSLLRLRRLTTLSVITASPPCSPSDETLNQSWKPRETLSGSHVVSSIFSPSEIGLFLCFALIQVKGLTTEELAARNDLVLALPARIEAIPDGTAGGPKSTNGRFDDDYFQESHESSQFRQEFEMRKIKQAGLDALKNMASDMNEELDRQVSLMDEIDSKVVNMASQFRAR; encoded by the exons ATGGGGGTGTTTGGTACACGTGTCAGCGAGGAAAGGCaacaagatttttattttttatttttatttttttcattcttttcttttcacgCGTTTGGTGTTCCTCGTCTTCTCCGTCTCTCGACGATCGAAAGTCAAAACCCACCATGTCTGCTCTCGCTTCTCCGTCTGAGACGATTGACGACTTTGTCGGTCATCACGGCGTCTCCTCCGTGTTCTCCGTCagacgaaaccctaaaccaatcATGGAAGCCGAGAGAGACTCTGTCGGGAAGTCACGTCGTCTCCTCCATCTTCTCTCCGTCAGAAATTGggctttttctctgttttgcttTGATTCAG GTAAAGGGCCTTACAACGGAAGAGCTTGCTGCTAGAAACGATTTGGTACTTGCGCTTCCGGCTAGGATTGAAGCTATACCTGATGGGACTGCGGGTGGTCCTAAAAGCACTA ATGGGCGTTTTGATGATGATTACTTTCAAGAATCACATGAGTCCAGCCAGTTCAGACAGGAGTTTGAGATGCGGAAAATTAAACAGGCAGGTTTAGATGCTTTGAAGAACATGGCATCTGATATGAATGAG GAGCTGGACCGTCAAGTTTCTCTGATGGATGAAATCGACTCAAAGGTAGTCAATATGGCCAGTCAATTCAGAGC CAGGTAG
- the LOC106397246 gene encoding syntaxin-71-like isoform X2 codes for MGVFGTRVSEERQQDFYFLFLFFSFFSFHAFGVPRLLRLSTIESQNPPCLLSLLRLRRLTTLSVITASPPCSPSDETLNQSWKPRETLSGSHVVSSIFSPSEIGLFLCFALIQVKGLTTEELAARNDLVLALPARIEAIPDGTAGGPKSTSAWAPSTTSRPDIKFDSDGRFDDDYFQESHESSQFRQEFEMRKIKQAGLDALKNMASDMNEELDRQVSLMDEIDSKVVNMASQFRA; via the exons ATGGGGGTGTTTGGTACACGTGTCAGCGAGGAAAGGCaacaagatttttattttttatttttatttttttcattcttttcttttcacgCGTTTGGTGTTCCTCGTCTTCTCCGTCTCTCGACGATCGAAAGTCAAAACCCACCATGTCTGCTCTCGCTTCTCCGTCTGAGACGATTGACGACTTTGTCGGTCATCACGGCGTCTCCTCCGTGTTCTCCGTCagacgaaaccctaaaccaatcATGGAAGCCGAGAGAGACTCTGTCGGGAAGTCACGTCGTCTCCTCCATCTTCTCTCCGTCAGAAATTGggctttttctctgttttgcttTGATTCAG GTAAAGGGCCTTACAACGGAAGAGCTTGCTGCTAGAAACGATTTGGTACTTGCGCTTCCGGCTAGGATTGAAGCTATACCTGATGGGACTGCGGGTGGTCCTAAAAGCACTAGTGCGTGGGCTCCTTCTACAACGTCTCGTCctgatatcaaatttgattcAG ATGGGCGTTTTGATGATGATTACTTTCAAGAATCACATGAGTCCAGCCAGTTCAGACAGGAGTTTGAGATGCGGAAAATTAAACAGGCAGGTTTAGATGCTTTGAAGAACATGGCATCTGATATGAATGAG GAGCTGGACCGTCAAGTTTCTCTGATGGATGAAATCGACTCAAAGGTAGTCAATATGGCCAGTCAATTCAGAGCGTAA
- the LOC125587260 gene encoding uncharacterized protein LOC125587260 — MDSQEEVEWCDKEKTNGNDVRFSLVDFVKEGQHFISKTLLKAAFEICAMKHNFDYKLVKSDKKIWYIRCADDDCSWRVRAEGLPGSSYFIIKKYVPHHSCAASKRKGSVRTASAKTIGTLVMHMYETAKEGPRSNDIVQYMRSEHGLEISYSLAWDAREYAINKVKGLPEEGYEKIPKYLHMMREANPGSHTSYERDSEGRFRFLFISFGQSLRGFYVAIRKVIVVDGTFLKSKYKGVLLVATALDGNSSLYPIAFGVVDSENDLAWNWFMRQLNAVIADEHSLAFVSDRNSSIAKAIANVYPQAHHGICIHHLLNNVVTYFSGKGVAGLVAKASKAYRAADFRKLFTAIYSISPEIGNYLIEADVRKWARCQFPGYRYDINTTNPAESINSALRTPREFPVIPLMDSIREMMTRWFFQRRTLSSKHSKPLTIAVEKKIDRRIEKGKKFKVFPISDDRFLVQGDTFDCMVDLVRRTCSCGKFDLMKIPCRHAIKAGFSVGIQAHTLTDDIYTTASWRTAYEESINPIGVPEDAWTVPSHVEQTKVLPPESRRAAGRRKKRRYETAEDKIRSSQGNQGSKGRKCSRCGIRGHDRRTCDRAI; from the coding sequence ATGGATTCACAAGAAGAGGTTGAATGGTGTGACAAAGAGAAGACCAATGGAAATGATGTGCGATTTTCTTTGGTGGATTTTGTGAAGGAGGGTCAACATTTTATTTCGAAAACGCTTTTGAAGGCAGCATTCGAAATATGTGCAATGAAACATAATTTCGACTATAAGCTTGTCAAGTCGGATAAAAAAATATGGTACATTCGTTGCGCAGATGATGATTGCAGCTGGCGTGTTCGTGCAGAGGGGTTACCTGGTTCatcttattttatcatcaaaaagTATGTACCTCATCATTCATGTGCTGCATCCAAAAGGAAGGGTTCTGTTCGGACAGCTTCAGCAAAAACAATTGGTACTCTGGTTATGCATATGTATGAAACTGCTAAAGAAGGGCCGAGATCTAATGATATAGTCCAGTATATGCGTTCAGAACATGGACTTGAGATATCCTATTCTTTGGCATGGGATGCACGTGAGTATGCAATCAACAAAGTGAAAGGCCTTCCAGAGGAAGGCTATGAAAAAATTCCCAAATACTTGCACATGATGAGGGAAGCTAATCCAGGGTCACACACGTCTTATGAAAGGGATTCTGAAGGGCGATTCAGATTCCTCTTCATCTCCTTTGGTCAGAGTCTTCGCGGTTTCTATGTTGCAATTCGGAAAGTTATTGTTGTGGATGGGACGTTCTTGAAGAGCAAATACAAAGGGGTATTACTGGTTGCTACTGCATTAGATGGAAACTCTAGTTTATATCCTATTGCATTTGGAGTTGTCGACTCAGAGAATGACCTTGCGTGGAACTGGTTTATGAGACAACTTAATGCGGTCATTGCTGACGAGCATAGTTTAGCTTTTGTGTCTGATAGGAATTCCTCGATTGCTAAAGCTATTGCTAACGTGTACCCGCAAGCTCATCACGGAATTTGCATTCACCACTTGCTGAATAATGTCGTAACATATTTTAGTGGGAAAGGTGTGGCTGGTTtggttgcaaaggcttctaaagCTTATCGAGCTGCTGATTTTCGTAAGCTGTTCACTGCTATTTACTCTATTAGTCCTGAAATTGGAAATTATCTAATAGAAGCCGATGTGAGGAAGTGGGCTCGTTGTCAATTCCCGGGTTACAGGTATGATATCAACACTACTAACCCTGCGGAGTCGATAAATTCTGCTTTGCGTACGCCTAGAGAGTTTCCAGTAATACCTCTAATGGACAGCATTAGGGAAATGATGACTCGATGGTTTTTCCAACGTAGAACTTTAAGTTCTAAGCACTCGAAGCCACTGACCAttgctgtggagaagaagatagACAGAAGGATTGAGAAGGGTAAAAAGTTTAAGGTCTTCCCGATTAGCGATGACAGGTTTTTGGTTCAAGGTGACACTTTTGACTGCATGGTTGACTTGGTCAGACGCACGTGTTCTTGTGGGAAGTTTGATCTGATGAAAATCCCATGCAGGCACGCCATAAAAGCAGGCTTCAGTGTTGGAATACAAGCACACACACTCACAGACGACATATACACTACTGCGTCATGGCGCACGGCTTATGAAGAAAGCATAAATCCTATTGGTGTCCCTGAAGATGCTTGGACTGTTCCATCTCATGTGGAGCAGACGAAAGTCCTTCCTCCAGAGTCTAGACGAGCTGCAGGTAGAAGAAAGAAACGCAGATACGAGACAGCCGAAGATAAGATCCGTTCGTCACAAGGAAATCAAGGCTCTAAAGGTCGCAAATGTAGCCGATGTGGGATTCGAGGGCACGATAGGAGAACATGTGATCGAGCAATATAG
- the LOC106399476 gene encoding B-box zinc finger protein 32, with protein sequence MNHSPPFFSPSSQITTKQTSIILLPSSIITDEKMVKSCELCGAEADLHCAADSAFLCRSCDAKFHASNILFSRHVRRTICPCCKSLTGDSFSGPLSPSPRTTACCCGSSSESSCCSSLDRVSSSELSSTKTSRAVVNKARGREKRVMAAADGVLVKWCDELGLNGDLRNAVVSLASLALAVEKPTKVILAAAFWFGVRNSPKKVMRPSLKKVADVSGVAAGMIRAVESKLARAVTLQLKRWRVDSEEGWGENENGM encoded by the coding sequence ATGAACCATAGTCCACCGTTTTTCTCTCCCTCAAGTCAAATCACAACTAAACAAACATCTATCATTCTCCTCCCATCATCGATCATTACAGACGAGAAGATGGTGAAATCCTGTGAGCTGTGTGGTGCAGAAGCCGATCTCCACTGCGCCGCGGACTCCGCTTTCCTCTGCCGCTCCTGCGACGCCAAGTTCCACGCCTCTAACATCTTGTTTTCCCGCCATGTCCGCCGCACCATCTGCCCTTGCTGCAAATCCCTCACCGGAGATTCCTTCTCTGGTCCTCTTTCCCCTTCGCCTCGGACGACAGCCTGCTGCTGCGGATCATCTTCGGAGTCTTCTTGCTGCTCGTCGCTGGATCGTGTCTCAAGCTCCGAGCTATCGTCGACGAAGACGTCGCGTGCCGTCGTGAACAAAGCGCGAGGGAGGGAAAAGAGAGTGATGGCAGCTGCGGATGGCGTTTTGGTAAAATGGTGCGATGAGTTAGGACTAAACGGAGATTTGAGAAACGCCGTCGTTTCGTTGGCGTCTCTCGCTTTGGCCGTGGAGAAGCCGACGAAGGTGATTTTAGCGGCGGCGTTTTGGTTCGGCGTTAGGAACTCGCCGAAGAAGGTGATGCGGCCGAGTCTAAAGAAGGTGGCTGATGTGAGCGGGGTTGCAGCTGGAATGATACGAGCCGTCGAAAGCAAGCTGGCGCGTGCAGTGACGTTGCAGCTTAAACGGTGGCGCGTGGACTCGGAGGAAGGATGGGGTGAAAACGAGAATGGTATGTGA
- the LOC106397246 gene encoding syntaxin-71-like isoform X1, with protein sequence MGVFGTRVSEERQQDFYFLFLFFSFFSFHAFGVPRLLRLSTIESQNPPCLLSLLRLRRLTTLSVITASPPCSPSDETLNQSWKPRETLSGSHVVSSIFSPSEIGLFLCFALIQVKGLTTEELAARNDLVLALPARIEAIPDGTAGGPKSTSAWAPSTTSRPDIKFDSDGRFDDDYFQESHESSQFRQEFEMRKIKQAGLDALKNMASDMNEELDRQVSLMDEIDSKVVNMASQFRAR encoded by the exons ATGGGGGTGTTTGGTACACGTGTCAGCGAGGAAAGGCaacaagatttttattttttatttttatttttttcattcttttcttttcacgCGTTTGGTGTTCCTCGTCTTCTCCGTCTCTCGACGATCGAAAGTCAAAACCCACCATGTCTGCTCTCGCTTCTCCGTCTGAGACGATTGACGACTTTGTCGGTCATCACGGCGTCTCCTCCGTGTTCTCCGTCagacgaaaccctaaaccaatcATGGAAGCCGAGAGAGACTCTGTCGGGAAGTCACGTCGTCTCCTCCATCTTCTCTCCGTCAGAAATTGggctttttctctgttttgcttTGATTCAG GTAAAGGGCCTTACAACGGAAGAGCTTGCTGCTAGAAACGATTTGGTACTTGCGCTTCCGGCTAGGATTGAAGCTATACCTGATGGGACTGCGGGTGGTCCTAAAAGCACTAGTGCGTGGGCTCCTTCTACAACGTCTCGTCctgatatcaaatttgattcAG ATGGGCGTTTTGATGATGATTACTTTCAAGAATCACATGAGTCCAGCCAGTTCAGACAGGAGTTTGAGATGCGGAAAATTAAACAGGCAGGTTTAGATGCTTTGAAGAACATGGCATCTGATATGAATGAG GAGCTGGACCGTCAAGTTTCTCTGATGGATGAAATCGACTCAAAGGTAGTCAATATGGCCAGTCAATTCAGAGC CAGGTAG
- the LOC106397246 gene encoding syntaxin-71-like isoform X4 — translation MGVFGTRVSEERQQDFYFLFLFFSFFSFHAFGVPRLLRLSTIESQNPPCLLSLLRLRRLTTLSVITASPPCSPSDETLNQSWKPRETLSGSHVVSSIFSPSEIGLFLCFALIQVKGLTTEELAARNDLVLALPARIEAIPDGTAGGPKSTSAWAPSTTSRPDIKFDSESHESSQFRQEFEMRKIKQAGLDALKNMASDMNEELDRQVSLMDEIDSKVVNMASQFRAR, via the exons ATGGGGGTGTTTGGTACACGTGTCAGCGAGGAAAGGCaacaagatttttattttttatttttatttttttcattcttttcttttcacgCGTTTGGTGTTCCTCGTCTTCTCCGTCTCTCGACGATCGAAAGTCAAAACCCACCATGTCTGCTCTCGCTTCTCCGTCTGAGACGATTGACGACTTTGTCGGTCATCACGGCGTCTCCTCCGTGTTCTCCGTCagacgaaaccctaaaccaatcATGGAAGCCGAGAGAGACTCTGTCGGGAAGTCACGTCGTCTCCTCCATCTTCTCTCCGTCAGAAATTGggctttttctctgttttgcttTGATTCAG GTAAAGGGCCTTACAACGGAAGAGCTTGCTGCTAGAAACGATTTGGTACTTGCGCTTCCGGCTAGGATTGAAGCTATACCTGATGGGACTGCGGGTGGTCCTAAAAGCACTAGTGCGTGGGCTCCTTCTACAACGTCTCGTCctgatatcaaatttgattcAG AATCACATGAGTCCAGCCAGTTCAGACAGGAGTTTGAGATGCGGAAAATTAAACAGGCAGGTTTAGATGCTTTGAAGAACATGGCATCTGATATGAATGAG GAGCTGGACCGTCAAGTTTCTCTGATGGATGAAATCGACTCAAAGGTAGTCAATATGGCCAGTCAATTCAGAGC CAGGTAG
- the LOC125587259 gene encoding uncharacterized protein At4g04775-like, with product MTNTKYHGAIPSRCWCGKKIVTYVSKTEENPYRRFFRCEIGLQRKKENHLFKWVDEALLDEIERMSEHQARVAEEIEDLRISMKKTVQEEVMNHKHSLDVGCVGTLFSLLCLWSKCD from the exons ATGACGAACACGAAATACCATGGAGCGATCCCTTCCAGATGCTGGTGTGGAAAGAAGATtgtcacttatgtttcaaaaaCGGAAGAGAACCCATACAGACGATTCTTCAGATGTGAGATTGGTTTACAG agaaaaaaagaaaatcatcttTTTAAGTGGGTGGACGAGGCTCTGCTTGATGAGATTGAAAGGATGTCTGAGCATCAGGCGAGAGTTGCTGAGGAAATTGAAGATCTGAGAATTTCCATGAAGAAGACAGTGCAGGAAGAAGTTATGAACCATAAGCATTCGCTTGATGTAGGTTGCGTAGGAACCCTTTTCAGTTTGTTATGTCTCTGGTCCAAATGTGATTGA
- the LOC106397246 gene encoding syntaxin-71-like isoform X3: MGVFGTRVSEERQQDFYFLFLFFSFFSFHAFGVPRLLRLSTIESQNPPCLLSLLRLRRLTTLSVITASPPCSPSDETLNQSWKPRETLSGSHVVSSIFSPSEIGLFLCFALIQVKGLTTEELAARNDLVLALPARIEAIPDGTAGGPKSTSAWAPSTTSRPDIKFDSDGRFDDDYFQESHESSQFRQEFEMRKIKQAGLDALKNMASDMNEELDRQVSLMDEIDSKVVNMASQFRA, encoded by the exons ATGGGGGTGTTTGGTACACGTGTCAGCGAGGAAAGGCaacaagatttttattttttatttttatttttttcattcttttcttttcacgCGTTTGGTGTTCCTCGTCTTCTCCGTCTCTCGACGATCGAAAGTCAAAACCCACCATGTCTGCTCTCGCTTCTCCGTCTGAGACGATTGACGACTTTGTCGGTCATCACGGCGTCTCCTCCGTGTTCTCCGTCagacgaaaccctaaaccaatcATGGAAGCCGAGAGAGACTCTGTCGGGAAGTCACGTCGTCTCCTCCATCTTCTCTCCGTCAGAAATTGggctttttctctgttttgcttTGATTCAG GTAAAGGGCCTTACAACGGAAGAGCTTGCTGCTAGAAACGATTTGGTACTTGCGCTTCCGGCTAGGATTGAAGCTATACCTGATGGGACTGCGGGTGGTCCTAAAAGCACTAGTGCGTGGGCTCCTTCTACAACGTCTCGTCctgatatcaaatttgattcAG ATGGGCGTTTTGATGATGATTACTTTCAAGAATCACATGAGTCCAGCCAGTTCAGACAGGAGTTTGAGATGCGGAAAATTAAACAGGCAGGTTTAGATGCTTTGAAGAACATGGCATCTGATATGAATGAG GAGCTGGACCGTCAAGTTTCTCTGATGGATGAAATCGACTCAAAGGTAGTCAATATGGCCAGTCAATTCAGAGC GTAG
- the LOC106397167 gene encoding uncharacterized protein LOC106397167: MEALSTSSSYISNPLPKTKHLFKSSHLPLVASSQSSYWLCKSPPKLRIRDGSSHGLRIQALLHNEGEGEDNLGESNGFGFFPGDIFSLSQEKLESETSHSVIDVESSLALPQGAGNSGGNRGGLFRTPISGGVQNATSAHALPRPALAVRNLLEQARFAHLCTVMSKMHHRREGYPFGSLVDFAPDRMGHPIFLFSPLAIHTRNLLAEPRCSLVVQIPGWSGLSNARVTLFGDVYPLSEDEQEWAHKQYIAKHPHGLSEQWGNFHYFRMQNISDIYFIGGFGTVAWVDVKEYEALQPDKIAVDGGEHNLKELNAIFSKPLRELLSSESEVDDAALISIDSKGIDVRVRQGAQFNIQRLPFEEGHGVETLEEAKAALWKVIEKVKLNYFQK, from the exons ATGGAAGCTCTCTCTACTTCGTCTTCATACATCTCTAATCCTCTCCCGAAAACAAAGCATCTCTTCAAATCTTCCCACCTGCCACTCGTAGCTTCATCCCAGTCTTCGTACTGGCTCTGTAAGTCGCCACCCAAGCTGAGAATCAGAGATGGATCAAGTCACGGCCTTCGTATACAAGCTCTCTTACACAACGAGGGTGAAGGTGAAGACAATCTCGGCGAAAGCAATGGGTTTGGCTTCTTTCCTGGGGACATCTTCTCTTTATCACAG GAAAAGCTTGAGAGTGAGACTTCTCATAGTGTAATAGACGTGGAGTCATCTCTTGCACTTCCTCAGGGTGCTGGGAACAGTGGGGGAAATCGAGGTGGGCTTTTTAGAACTCCCATATCTGGTGGAGTTCAGAATGCGACGTCAGCTCATGCGTTGCCTAGGCCTGCTTTGGCTGTAAGGAACTTGCTGGAGCAG GCTAGGTTTGCTCATCTATGCACGGTGATGTCTAAAATGCACCACCGAAGGGAAGGTTACCCATTTGGCTCTTTGGTGGATTTTGCACCTGATCGTATGGGGC ATccaatctttttattttcaccGTTGGCCATCCACACAAGAAATCTCTTGGCTGAACCTAGATGCAGTCTCGTTGTTCAG ATACCTGGATGGAGTGGCCTGTCGAATGCAAGAGTAACATTATTCGGTGATGTGTACCCATTATCAGAAGATGAGCAG GAGTGGGCACATAAGCAATATATTGCAAAGCACCCGCACGGGCTTTCAGAGCAATGGGGAAACTTTCACTATTTTAGAATGCAGAACATAAG TGATATATATTTCATTGGAGGGTTTGGCACGGTCGCATGGGTTGATGTCAAAGAGTATGAGGCTTTACAGCCTGATAAGATCGCCGTCGATGGTGGAGAGCACAACCTCAAG GAACTAAATGCCATCTTCTCAAAGCCGCTTAGAGAGCTACTGTCTTCTGAATCAGAGGTAGACGACGCTGCTCTCATTTCTATAGATAGCAAAGGGATAGATGTACGGGTTCGTCAGGGTGCTCAG TTCAACATACAAAGGCTACCCTTTGAGGAAGGTCATGGTGTTGAAACGCTGGAAGAAGCTAAAGCTGCACTATGGAAGGTGATAGAGAAAGTGAAGCTAAACTATTTCCAGAAATGA